Genomic segment of Pararhodobacter zhoushanensis:
ACCGCTCCGACCGCCGTTATCGTGGGCGCCGAAGACATCGTGACCCCGCCCGCCCAATCGCAGACCGCCCATGCCGCCTTGCCTGCCGCCCAACGGGGCGCGCTGACGCTGATCCCCGGCGCGGGCCATGCCCTGCACCAACAAGCCCCCGCCGCGCTGGCAGCCGCCCTGCGCGCGCAGGTACACCAAGGAGTGACCCCATGACCCAGGAAATCCGAGTAGGCGCGCTGCGTGGCCTCGTCATGCGCGCACCGGGCATCACCGCGACCAAGGATTTTTACGTGCAGAACTGGGGCCTTACGCTGGCCCATGAGGAACCTGGCGCGGTCTATTTCCGTGGCACCAGCGCCGAGCCGATCCTCTATGGCCTCAAGGACGGCCCGGTCTACGGCATCGAATACATCCACTTCGCCATGGCCGACCGCGCCACCACCGACGCGCTTTATGCCCAACTGGTTGCGCAGGGTGAGGCCGTCGTGGGCGAACCCGCCGAGTTCGACGATTTCGCCGGCGGCTATGGGTTCGAGGTTCTGGACCCCGACAACCGCCGCCTGCGCCTGCGCACCGATACCGTCACACTGCCGCCGCAGGATCAATGGGCCCGCCCGCGCAAGGTCAGCCATGTGGTGCTGAACACCGCCAACATGGCGGATGTGCAGGACTGGTACTGCCGCGTGCTGGGCTTCCGCGTGTCAGATTACAGCGCCGATCAGATGGTGTTCATGCGCAGCGCCACGGATCACCATTCCATCGCGCTGGTGCAGGGGCATTACCCGTCGGTCAACCACGTGGCCTTCGAGCTGCCGACGATCAATGAATTCATGCGCTCCATCGGGCGGATGAAGGAGAAAGGCCTGATGGCCACCTGGGGGCCGGGCCGCCACGGGCCGGGGGATAACCCGTTTGCCTATTACGTCTCGCCCACCGGCTTTGTGATCGAGTTCACCGCCGAGGTGCAGCAGATCGACGAGGCCACGCATGAGGCGCAGGTCTGGCCGCGCGATGTGCCCGAGAAGATGGACCAATGGATGACCGCCGGAGCCCCCACCGCCGCCCAGCGCGCGGTGATGCAGGGCCGCCCGGATCCGGGTTTCCCCGAGCTGAGGAAGAAATAAGATGACCAAACCGTTTGAAGGACAGGTTGCCGTCGTCACCGGCGGTTCCTCAGGGATCGGGCTGGCCACGGTGCGGCTGCTGCTGGAACAGGGCGCGAAAGTGGCGTTCTGTGCGCGCGGCGAGGGGCGTCTGGCCGATGTCGCCGCCGTGCTGGAACGCGATTTCGGCGCGGACCGCATCCTGTGGCAGGCGTTTTCGGTGCTGGATGCCGACGCGGTCAACGCCTTTGCGGCGGCGGTTCAGGCCAGATTCGGCACCTGCGATCTGTTGGTGAACAACGCCGGTCAAGGCCGGGTCAGCACGTTCGAGACCACCTCGGATGACCACTGGCGCGCGGAATATGACCTCAAGCTGTTCAGCCAGATCAACCCGACCCGCGCCTTTCTGCCGATGCTCAAGGCGTCGAACGGGGCCATCGTCGCGGTCAACTCGCTGCTCGCTTACCAGCCTGAGAAACACATGGTCTGCACGGCGTCCGCCCGCGCCGGGGTGCAGAGCCTGCTGAAATCGCTGAGCATCGAATTCGCCCCGCATGTGCGCGTCAACTCGGTGCTGATCGGGCTGATCGGCTCGGGCCAATGGACCCGCCGCTTTGCCGAGCGCCCCGACCAATCCGTCAGCCGCGAGGTCTGGTACGCCGATCTCGCGCGCAACAAGGGCATCCCCTTGGGCCGCCTGGGCGACGCCAGCGAAGCCGCTGCCGCCATCGCTTTCCTCGGCTCTCGGGCCGCCAGTTATATCACCGGGGCCCAGCTTGAAGTCTCGGGCGGCCTGTCGCGCCATATTTGAGTACCAAGGATCATGGACATGAAACTCGAACCCATTGCCCAGACGGAAACCGTTGGCGACTTCATCGCGCGCTATCTGGCCGAGATTGGCGTGACCACGATGTTCGGCGTGATCTCGATTCACAACATGCCAATTCTGGACGCGGTCGCGCGGCAGGGCGTCATCCGCTTTGTGCCAGCGCGCGGTGAGTCCGGTGCGATGAGCATGGCCGACGCCTGGGCGCGGGTGTCGGGCGAGATGGGCGTGGTGATCACCTCGACCGGGACCGCTGCGGGCAACGCCGCTGGTGCGCAGGTTGAGGCGCTGACGGCAGGCACGCCGCTGTTGCACATCACCGCGACCGTCGATCTGGGCTTTGCCGACCGCGACCGCGCGCCGATCCATGACGTGCCGCGCCAGCCCGATATGCTCAAAGGGATCTCCAAGGCCTATTACCGCCTGTGGAGCGCGGATTCCGCCATCGGCACCCTGACCGCTGCGGTTTCGGCGGCGATCAGCGCGCCCACCGGCCCGGTGACGCTGGAAATCCCGGTCGATGTGCAGCGCGCCAAGGCCGCCGGGGCCACCCGCATCTTCAAGCCGCAGCCGCAGCGCCCCCAAGCCAGCGACGACGCCGTGGCCGCACTGGCCGCCCTGCTGATCGAGGCCAAGCGCCCGATCCTGTGGCTGGGCGGCGGCGCCTGTCACGCCAGCGCCGAGGCGACCGAACTGGTGCGCCGGGGCTGCGCCGTGGTCACCTCGACCAACGGGCGCGCCACGGTATCCGAGCAGAACCCGGCCAATCTGGGTGCTTTCAACATGACGCCCGAAGCGCAGGCGCTCTATGCCTCGTCCGATCTGATGATCGTCGTCGGCTCGCGCCTGCGCGGCAATGAGACGCTGAATAACGCGATGCGCTTGCCGCGCCCGCTGGCGCAGATCGACGCCGAGGCATCACAAGGCGGTCGCAACTACCCGGTCGAGCTGTTCGTCCACGGCGATTCCGCCGACACGCTGCGCCGCCTGCTGGCGCTGCTGCCTGAGAAACTGGACGTCGATCCGCAACTGGGCTTTGACGTCGCCACCGCCCGCGCCACGGCTGAGGGCCGCCTGCGCGCGCAGATGGGGCCGTATCAGGTGGTCGCGGACGCGCTGCTGGAACGTGTCGCACCGGGTCGTCATGCGTGGGTGCGCGACGTGACGATTTCGAACTCGACCTTCGGCAACCGCTACGTCGGCTTTGCCGAACCGCGCCACGGCGTTCACGCGCTGGGTGGCGGCATCGGTCAGGGCGTGGCGATGGGCGTCGGGGCCGCGCTGGCCAGCGATGGGCCCAAGGCGATCACGCTTCTGGGCGACGGCGGCACGCAGCTGGGCATCGCCGAGATGATCACCGCCGTGCAGGAAAACGCGCCGGTGGTGTTCTTGCTGATGAACGATCAGGCGTATGGCGTGATCAAGAACATCCAGGACGCGCAATACGACAGCCGCTATCACTATTCGGCGCTGCAAACGCCTGATTTCAAAGCGCATTGCGCCTCGATCAACCTGCCGCATACGCTCGTCTCCGATGTAAACGACTTCGCTGCCGCACTGGATGCCGCCCTTGCTGCCCCCGGCCCGCGCCTGATCGAGGTGGACATGATCGCGATTGGCCCGTTTGGCGAGACTTTCTCAGGCCCGCCCGCAGGCGCTGCCGGTAACAAGGTCTGAGCGCATGCATCTGGGTCTGATCGGATACGGCAACATCACCCGCGCGCTGCTGGACGTGCTGGCGCGTGAGGGGGCGATGCCCGCGCGCCTCACCGTCCTGCTGCGCCCCGCACAGGCTGAAGCAGCGCGCGCGGCGGGGGTTGAGGTGGTCACCGACACCGACGCCCTGCTGGCCGCGTGCCCCGATCTGATCGTCGAATGCGCCGGGCATTCGGCAGTGGCGGGGACTGTGGTGCCGGCGCTCAAGGCCGGGATCGAGTGCGTTGTCGTGTCGATTGGCGCGCTGGCGGATGCCGATCTGCACGACACGGTGCGTGCGGCGGCCAAGACCGGGCACACGCGCATCGTGCTGCCTGCCGGCGCGATTGGCGGGGTGGATCTGTTGGCGGCGCTGAAACCCTCGGGGATCAGTTCGGTCGTCTATACCTCGCGCAAGCCGCCGCTGGCGTGGAAGGGCACGCCCGCCGAGGCGTTGCTTGATCTGCCCGCGCTGACTGAACCGGCGACCTTCTTCACCGGCACCGCGCGCGAGGCGGCGCTGCGCTACCCCAAGAACGCCAATGTCGCCGCCACGCTGGCGCTGGCGGGTCTGGGGTTTGAAGCGACGCAGGTGCAGATGGTGGCCGACCCCACGGTAGGCCAGAACATCCACGAATACCGCGTCACCTCAGGGGCGGCGGATTACGCGATACGGATCGAGGGCAAGCCCTCGCCCGACAACCCCAAGACCTCGCTCGCCACGGTGTATTCGGTGGCGCGCGAGGTGATGAACCGGCTGAACGAGGTGGCGATATGACCCATGATTTGCCCGACGGGCGGCTGTTTATCGGCGGCGAATGGGAAACCGGCACCGGGGCCGAGATCACCTCGATCTTTCCCGCCGATGGTTCGGTCAACCGCGTGCTCAAAGGGGCCAGCCGTGCGGATGGTGAGCGGGCGATTGCGCGGGCGCTCAAGGCGCAGGCGGACCCGGCGTGGCGCGGCCTGAAACCGCATGAGCGCGCGCGGTATCTGCACCGGATCGCTGACGGCATTGACGCCAATGCCCAGCGCATCGCGTTCATCCAGACCCGCGATACCGGCAAGACCCTGCGCGAAACCTCGGCGCTGGTGGCCAGCGCGGCGGCGACGTTCCGCTACATGGCGGCAGCGTTAGAGACGCTTGACGACAGCCTGACCAGCCCGCGCGGCGATTACCTGACGATGTCGGTGCATGAACCGCTGGGTCTGGTCGCCGCGATCACGCCGTGGAATTCGCCCATCGCGTCGGATGCGCAAAAGGTCGCCCCGGCGCTGGCTGCGGGCAATGCGGTGCTGCTGAAACCCGCCAGCTGGTCGCCGCTGGTGTCGCTGGAACTGGCGCGGATTGTCGAGGAGGCGGGCCTGCCCAAGGGCCTGTTCTCGGTCCTGCCCGGCGCGGGGCGTGAGATCGGCAATCTGCTGGTCGAACATCCCGCGATCGCCAAGGTCAGCTTCACCGGCGGCACCTCGACCGGCCGCACCCTGGCCCGGCAGGCCGCTGAAAAGCTGATGCCGGTGTCGCTGGAGCTGGGCGGCAAATCGCCCACCATCGTTTTTGCGGATGCCGATCAGGAGCTGGCCGTGGCCGGGATCCTGTTCGGGGTGTTCTCGTCTTCGGGCCAGAGCTGTATCGCGGGCTCACGCCTGTTCGTGCAGCGGGCGATCTATGACCAGTTCGTCACCCGGCTGGTCGCCGCGACCAAGGCGCTGGTCGTTGGCGATCCGCTGGACCCGGCGACTCAGGTCGCGCCGTTGGTGCATCCTGACCACCGCTCTGCCGTCGCTGCGCATGTCGCGCAGGCGGTGGCAGACGGGGCGACGGTGCTCTGCGGCGGCTTTGCGCCCGAGGGCGGGATTTACGATGCGGGCAGCTACTACATGCCCACGATCCTGTCCAATGTGACCAACACCGACCGCATCTGCCGCGAGGAAGTGTTCGGCCCCGTGCTGGTCGTCCTGCCCTTTGACGAGGAGGCGGACGTGATCGCACAGGGCAATGACAATGATTATGGGCTTGCCTGCGGCCTCTGGACGCGCGATTTCCCCCGCGCGTACCGCGTCGCGCGGGCGATCACCACGGGGACGGTCTGGATCAACACCTACAAGCAATTCTCGATCTCGACGCCCTTTGGCGGGGAAAAGGATGCTGGAATGGGGCGCGAAAAGGGACGCGAGGGGATCCGCGCCTATATGGCGCAAAAGTCGCTGTATGTGGATTTGACGGGCCGCCCGCACCCCTGGGCACGCCTGCAGGAGGGCTGAGATGGTGTCGATTGCAATCCTTGGGACCGGCCCGTCGGGCTGCTTTACCGCGCAGGCGCTGGTCAAGGCGCTGCCCGACGCGCGCATCGACATGATCGACGCGCTGCCGGTTCCCTATGGGTTGATCCGCTACGGCGTGGCGGCGGACCATCAGGGCACCAAGGCAGTGATCCGCCAGTTCGAGCGGCTGTTCGAACGCAGCGATGTGCGGTTTTTCGGCAATGTCAGGGTCGGATCCGACATCGCGCTGGATGACCTGACCGGGATGTATGACGCCGTGGTCATGGCTTTTGGCCTGCGCACGGACCGCAGCCTTGGCATTCCGGGTGAGGGGCTGGCCGGGGTCTATGGCTCGGGTCAGGTGACCGGCGCGTGGAACGATATGCCGGGCGTGGCGCCTGCGCAGATCGGCAAGCGGGTGGTGGTGATCGGCAACGGCAATGTCGCCGTCGATCTGATCCGCGTGCTGGCCAAGGGGCCCGAGGAATTCCACGGTTCCGACCTGTCGCAGGCCCATACGCAGGCGCTGATGGCGGCGGGGGTTGAGCGGATCGACGTTGTGGGCCGCTCGCCCGCTGATCAGGCCAAGTTCGACCCGGTGATGCTGCGCGAACTGGGGCGGCTGACGCAGGCCCGCATCTCGGTTCAGGGTGCCCAGGGTGAGGGCAAGCTGATCGAGGCGCTGCAAGGCATCGACGGCCACGCGCCCGAGGGTGCGACGCGCGAAATCGCCTTTCACTTCGGCTGGACGCCTGAGGCGCTGGAGGGCACCGCGCACGTCACCGCCGCACGCTTCAAGCGCGCAGCCGAGCACCTTACCCTGCCCTGCGATACCGTGCTCACCGCCATCGGTTTCACCGGCGACACGCCCGCCACCGACGACGCGGGCGCGGTCAGCCCCGGCCTTTACGCGACCGGCTGGTATCGCCGGGGTCCGCGCGGCACGATCCCCGAAAACCGCGCCGATGCGCAACAGGTTGCCGCGCGCATCGTTGCTGACCTCGCCGGGACCGCAAGCACCAAAGCGGGCCGCGATGCGCTGACCGCGCGCATCCCGCAAGCCGTGACCTATGCGCAATGGCAGGCCATCGACGCCGCCGAGCGCGCCGCCTGCCCCGCCGACCGCTGCCGCCAAAAGCTGACCACCACCGAACAGATGCTGGCGACCGCGCGCCAGACAGGAGACCTCTGATGCAGATCGCCCTTCTCTACGGCACCGAAACCGGCAATGCTGAAATGCTGGCCGAAGACATCGCCGCGCACCTGTCGGACCACGACGCCAGCGTGACCAACCTGTCCGACTTCCACCCCGCCGATTTCGACACGGACACGTTCTATATTGTCGTCTGCTCGACCTATGGCGACGGCGAACTGCCCGCCTCGGCCCAGCCCTTTGCCGCGAAGATGGAGGCGCAGAAGCCCTCGCTGGACGGTATCCGCTTTGCCGTCTTTGGCATGGGTGACAGCGAATACCCCGAAACCTTCAACTTCGGCGGCAAGCGGATGGAAGAGCTGCTGGCCGGTGCCGGGGCCGAACTGGTCGGCGAGCGCGTGACGCATAATGCCTCGGGCGATGACATGGCCGATGATCTGGCGCTGCCTTGGGTTGACGACATCATCGCCATGGCGGACGCGTGATGCAGGCCGCGCAGGTCCGCGACGCGCTGCAACGCCCGTGGAAACACGGCGAGGCGCTGGAGCTGGCAGGGCTGACCCTGACCGAGCCGCTGGATCTGCGCGGGCTGACGCTGTGCGGCGTCGATTTCACCGGCGCGCGGTTCGAGAGCGGCGTACTGGCCGCAGGCGCGGTGTTCGAGGGGTTGAGCTGGTTCACCGGCGCGTCCTTTGCCAGCGCCGATTTCTCGGGCGCGCTGTTCACCAATGACGCGCGCTTTGACCGGGTGCGGATCGACGGCCCTGCCCGCTTCGATCACGCCGAGTTCCGCGGCACCGCCGGGTTCCGCGCTGCCCGCTTCACCCAAAGCGCCGACCTGTCCGCCGCGATCTGCTACGGCAATGCCGATCTGGCCGAGGCGCGGTTTGACGGCCCGACCACGCTGGTCGGAACCGAATTTCTGGGCGGGCTCTGGGCGCAAGACACACTTCTGCCCGCCGACGCTGACCTGTCAGGCACCGAGGTGCATGGCCGTCTCTGGCTGCGCGGCGCACGGATCGGCAATGCCAAACTGTCCGACCGCGCCTTTGGCATGGCGTTCGGCTACACGTTTTACTGAAGGAAAACGGCCCCCGGCACGCAGCGTTTCACGGGTTAGGCTCTGTTCAACAGGGCCTTGGCCCGGTATTGGAGCCTCAACCGCACGCGACAAAGCCCGAGGACACCATGGCCATTACCCTCTACCAGAACGATCTGCCCGATGGTCTGGATCTTGGCCCGGTGGTGGCCATCGACTGCGAAACAATGGGCCTGATCCCGCACCGTGACCGGCTGTGTCTGGTGCAGCTGTCGGGTGGCGACGGGAACGCCTGTCTGGTGCAGATCAGTCAGGATCAGACCGAAGCGCCGAACCTGACAAAGCTGCTGGCCGATCCGCAGGTGATCAAACTCTTCCACTATGGTCGCTTCGACATCGCAGTGATGTACCACCGCTTCGGCGTTCTGGCCGCGCCCGTCTGGTGCACCAAGATCGCCTCGAAACTGGTGCGCACCTATACCGACCGGCACGGGCTGAAGAACCTGCTGACGGAACTGCTGAACGTCGACATCTCGAAACTGCAGCAGTCCAGCGACTGGGGCGCGGAAAAGATCACCCCGGCGCAGCGCGATTATGCCGCGTCGGATGTGCTGTACCTGCACAAGCTGAAAGCCGGGCTTGAGGTCATGCTGGAACGCGAAGGCCGCACCGAGGTCGCGCAGGCGTGCTTCGATTTCCTGCCGCACCGCGCCAAGCTGGACTTGATGGGCTGGCCCGACATGGACATCTTCTCGCACTGACATGACGATTGCCGAGCACAGCATGGGCCGACCGGGACACAGCAGGGTGGTGGGCATCCTGAAGGTGGTTTTGCCGCTGACCGCGCTGATCCTGTTGTCGCTGGTGTTCATGCTGGCGCGGACGATTGACCCGACCGCTGCCATCTCGAACGCCGAGATCGACGTCGAGGACCGCGCCCGCGATCCGCGCCTGTCGGGTGCGCATTTCGCCGGCGTCACCGACGATGGCGCGGCGCTGACCATCATCACGCAGACCGCCCGCTCGGACCCCAACGCCACAATGCGGCTTGAGGTCACCGGGCTGCACCTGCAGCTTGAGGGACGCGAGGGCGAGACGCTGACGGCCAGCGCCACCAACGGCACCATCGACCGCGGACGCGGCACCTTTGACATGACCGGCGGGCTGGAACTGACCGCGACGCCCGGCTACGATCTGACGGCACAAAGCATGGTCGGACTGCTGGATTCCACCCGTGTCACCATTCCCGGCCCGGTCAGCGGCACCGCTCCGGCAGGCGAGATTACCGCCGGTTCCATGGAGATGCGGGTCGATTCCGGGGATGGTGCGGGTTATCTGCTTGTTTTCGGGGGCGGTGTGCGGTTGAACTATCAGCCTGACAATTGAGGACTCTCAAATGCCGCGTCTCTTGCTCCGCCTGATCACCGTGTTGCTGTTCGCCGCCTCTCCGGTGCTGGCGCAGCAGGGGGTGCAGATCAGCTTTGGTCAGTCCCTGCAACTGGAAGGGACCGCGCTGGAAGTGACGGCAGACGATCTCAGCGTCGACCAGACGACCGGTGCTACCGAATTCACCGGCAATGTCGTGGCCGAACAGGGCGATCTGCACATCTCGGCTCAATCGCTGCGGCTGGTCTATACTCAAGGCACACAGACCGGCAGCCAGCGGATCGCGCGGCTGGTGGCGTCCGGCGGGGTGACGATGGCCACACCGACCGAAGCGTTGGAAGCCCGGGAAGCGGTCTATGACATGGATGCGCAAACGCTGGAAATGACCGGCAGCGTGATGCTGGTGCAGGGCGCCAACATGCTGTCGGGCGAACGCTTTGTTGCCGATCTGCGCTCGGGCTCGGGTCGCATGATGGGCCGTGTGCGCACCATCATCCGGATGGAATGACACCTTATGAGTTCTGCCGAACCGCTGGCCGACGGCCTGCGCATCCAGGGGCTGCGCAAAAGTTACAAGCGTCGCCCGATCCTCAAGGGCATTGATCTCGACCTGCGCCGCGGCGAGGTTGTCGCGCTGCTGGGGCCGAACGGCTCGGGCAAGGCGACGTGCTTTTACTGCGTCGCCGGGCTGGTCCCGGCGGACGGCGGGCGCGTCAGCATCGACGGTATCGACGTGACCGGCTGGCCGATGTACCGCCGCGCACGCATGGGCATCGGCTACCTGCCGCAAGAGATGTCGATCTTTCGCGGATTGTCGGTCGAAGACAACATCAAGGCCATTCTGGAAATCGCCGAGCCTGATCGCGGCACGCGTGAGGCCCGGCTGGAAGAACTGCTGTCCGAATTCCACATCGAAGGCCTGCGCAAATCCCCCGCGCTGGCCCTGTCGGGTGGCGAACGGCGGCGGGCCGAGATCGCGCGCTGTCTGGCCTCGAACCCGGCCTTCGTGCTGCTCGATGAACCGTTTGCGGGCGTTGACCCCATTGCCGTGGGCGACATCCGCGCGCTGGTCGGCGATCTGACCGCACGGGGTATCGGCGTGCTGATCACCGATCACAACGTGCGCGAAACGCTTGAGATCGTGGACAGGGCCTATATCCTTCACGACGGGACCGTGCTGATGACCGGCACGCCCGAAGAGGTGGTGGCCAATGAAGACGTGCGCCGCGTCTATCTGGGTGACAGCTTCCGCTAATTTCCGGGGGCAAAACCCGTGGGCATGAGCCCGCGGCTTGAGCTGCGTCTTGAGCAGCGCCTCGCCCTGACGCCCGAGCTGCGCACCCGGCTGGCCATCCTGCGCATGTCGCCGTCCGAACTGGCCGACGAACTGGCGCGCGAAGCCGGGCGCAATCCCTTCCTGCTGGTCGAAAGCCGTAGCGCCGGGCAGGCGGTGACCTTGTCGGTCGAAGACCGCCAGACCGCCCACGCCGCCCCCTTTCAGGACGACCTGCGCCGCCAGATCGGGCGCATGGTGCTGCCAGAGCGTATCGCTGCCATGGCGCTTTTGCTGATCTCGGAGCTGGGGCCGGACGGGTTGCTGGACACCGACCTTGCCACGCTGGCCGAGGAATACGCGCTGGACGAGGACGAACTGGCCGAGGCCCTCACCGCGCTGCAACGCTGCGAGCCTGCCGGTATCGGGGCGCGCACGGTGGGTGAGGCGCTGGCGCTGCAACTGATCGACAAGGGGTTGAGCACCGATCAGGCAGCGGCGACGGTCGGGCAGCTGGCCGCCTTTGCCCGTCAGGACTGGAAAAGCATCGCCACCGCCCTGGGCCTGTCGCAAAGCGAGGCGCGGGACCGCGCCGACCTGTTGCGCAGTCTCACCGCGCATCCGATCCACGACGATGGCCGGGACGCGGCAACGATCCTGTCGCCCGACCTGAAACTGCTGCGCAAAGCGGGCGAGATCAGCGTTGTGCCGGTTGATTCGAATCGCCCGGTGGCGACGCTGGATCACGCCATGGTTCGCAAGGCCGAGACCGAAAACTTCGCACCCGAGCTGCTGGCCCGAGCCCGCGCGATGCTGGCGGCGCTGGAGCAGCGCGGCAAGACGCTGGCCCGGATCGGCACATGGCTGGCGCAAACGCAGGCGGGGTTCTTTGATCACGGACCGCTGGCGATGGTTCCCGCCACACAACAGGATCTGGCCGCCGAACTGGGCCTGCATCCGTCAACGGTCAGCCGGGCCCTTGCTGGCAAGGCGATTGACGTGGACGGAAGGCTCTGGCCGCTGAGCATTTTCTTCTCGGCCACGCTGCAAAGCGCTGGCGGCCCGGTGTCAGCCCGCGCGGTGCAACGTCAGATCGCCGAGCTGATCGCCGCCGAGCCCGCGGGCAGGCCGCTGTCGGACGACGCGATCACTAGAATGTTGCATGATCGAGGCGTTGACATCGCCCGTAGAACTGTCGCCAAATACAGACAAGGCCTGCGAATTCCCCGTCCTCGACGCGGCGCAGACTGGCCGCTTCAAAACGCGGGGGATGAGTACGCAACGACAGGCCGAGCTGGCGGAAACGCCCGGTGCCGTGTTGGCTCAGGGGTGTCCGTCGTAAGAAGGAGAGGCCCATGCGGTACCAGATCAGTGGAAAACAGATCGATGTTGGCGAGGCGCTCCAGTCGCATGTGAAAAGCGAACTGGGCAACGTGATGGAGAAATACTCCCAGCGGCCGACCGACGCGAATATCGTGTTTTCCCGTGAAGGCCACACCCATGTCTGCAGAATCAACCGTGCACTTGTCGACCGGTCTCACGGCTCAGGCCAAGGGTCAGGCCAACGACATCTACGCTGCCTTTGATGCCTGTTGCGAGCGCATGGACAAGCAGTTGCGCCGTTACAAGCGGCGTCTGAAGGACCACCACCGCGATCGGGTTGCCCCTGTTGAATTCGGTGAGGGTTCCTCGTATATCCTCGCTTCTGACGAAGGGTCGGATGCGGATGAGCCCGATACACTGCAACCCATGATCATCGCCGAGATGGAAGCGCGTATTCCGTCGATCTCGGCCGGTGAAGCGGTGA
This window contains:
- the lptB gene encoding LPS export ABC transporter ATP-binding protein produces the protein MSSAEPLADGLRIQGLRKSYKRRPILKGIDLDLRRGEVVALLGPNGSGKATCFYCVAGLVPADGGRVSIDGIDVTGWPMYRRARMGIGYLPQEMSIFRGLSVEDNIKAILEIAEPDRGTREARLEELLSEFHIEGLRKSPALALSGGERRRAEIARCLASNPAFVLLDEPFAGVDPIAVGDIRALVGDLTARGIGVLITDHNVRETLEIVDRAYILHDGTVLMTGTPEEVVANEDVRRVYLGDSFR
- a CDS encoding LptA/OstA family protein, with translation MPRLLLRLITVLLFAASPVLAQQGVQISFGQSLQLEGTALEVTADDLSVDQTTGATEFTGNVVAEQGDLHISAQSLRLVYTQGTQTGSQRIARLVASGGVTMATPTEALEAREAVYDMDAQTLEMTGSVMLVQGANMLSGERFVADLRSGSGRMMGRVRTIIRME
- a CDS encoding RNA polymerase factor sigma-54, giving the protein MSPRLELRLEQRLALTPELRTRLAILRMSPSELADELAREAGRNPFLLVESRSAGQAVTLSVEDRQTAHAAPFQDDLRRQIGRMVLPERIAAMALLLISELGPDGLLDTDLATLAEEYALDEDELAEALTALQRCEPAGIGARTVGEALALQLIDKGLSTDQAAATVGQLAAFARQDWKSIATALGLSQSEARDRADLLRSLTAHPIHDDGRDAATILSPDLKLLRKAGEISVVPVDSNRPVATLDHAMVRKAETENFAPELLARARAMLAALEQRGKTLARIGTWLAQTQAGFFDHGPLAMVPATQQDLAAELGLHPSTVSRALAGKAIDVDGRLWPLSIFFSATLQSAGGPVSARAVQRQIAELIAAEPAGRPLSDDAITRMLHDRGVDIARRTVAKYRQGLRIPRPRRGADWPLQNAGDEYATTGRAGGNARCRVGSGVSVVRRRGPCGTRSVENRSMLARRSSRM